One genomic segment of Hydra vulgaris chromosome 14, alternate assembly HydraT2T_AEP includes these proteins:
- the LOC136091134 gene encoding uncharacterized protein LOC136091134 — protein MKLSSEQKLAFKWLDNGENFVITGGAGCGKSYLLDAIAKSEQIYKQMTVTASTGIAAYLLNGSTVHSFAEIGTGTKSDDYYIRYMHPEVHKRWLQTDVLIIDEILMMNAETFDLLHRLGCKVRKCEDELFKGIQVIVCGDFYQLIPIVGIYAFQSSIWKQYIVKVLNLSTCFRQKDDLQFFNALNELRLGQVSADSIEYLTKKHFIDEDSINDEYTRLFFRNLSVQFYNHKKMKDIKHKELT, from the coding sequence atgaaactatcaAGTGAACAAAAATTAGCTTTTAAATGGCTAGATAACGGAGAAAATTTTGTCATAACAGGCGGAGCCGGCTGtggaaaaagttatttattagatGCGATTGCCAAAAGTgaacaaatttataaacaaatgacTGTCACGGCAAGTACAGGCATAGCCGCCTATTTATTAAACGGGAGTACCGTTCATTCTTTTGCTGAAATTGGAACTGGCACCAAAAGTGATGACTATTATATTCGGTACATGCATCCAGAAGTACACAAAAGATGGTTACAAACAGATGTCCTTATTATTGACGAAATATTAATGATGAACGCTGAAACTTTTGATTTATTGCACCGATTAGGTTGTAAAGTTAGAAAATGTGAAGACGAATTATTTAAAGGGATCCAAGTCATTGTGTGCGGtgatttttatcaattaatacCCATTGTCGGAATTTATGCTTTTCAGTCTTCCATTTGGAAACAATATATTGTAAAAGTGCTCAATTTATCAACGTGTTTTAGACAGAAAGATgacttgcaattttttaatgcGCTCAACGAGTTACGTTTAGGTCAAGTGTCTGCCGACTCGATagaatatttgacaaaaaagcattttattgaCGAGGATTCAATCAACGACGAATATACGCGtttgttttttagaaatttatctGTTCAATTTTATAATCATAAGAAAATGAAAGATATTAAACATAAAgaattaacttga
- the LOC136090783 gene encoding uncharacterized protein LOC136090783 isoform X2 has translation MPHIKRFQNPGTNWLFFVLIQNFGSAESYISCDSIKTCSESESDHNPQLGKRKYNQIYSFAYQNQFEKRFANARTSKKKKSMDTETNNGSCVSSYSNSAANSSSEGLTCEKAINKEVHKNAGETDKDHISDQSKKKFI, from the exons ATGCCACATATTAAACGTTTCCAAAATCCTGGAACTAAttggttattttttgttttaatacaaaattttgggAGTGCAG aGAGTTACATCAGTTGTGATTCCATTAAAACATGCTCAGAATCTGAATCTGATCACAATCCACAATTAGGAAAAAGAAAGTACAACCAAATTTATTCATTTGCATATCAAAACCAATTCG AAAAAAGATTTGCTAATGccagaacatcaaaaaaaaagaagtcaaTGGATACAGAAACAA ATAATGGTTCTTGTGTATCTTCATACAGCAATTCTGCAGCAAATAGTTCCAGTGAAGGG TTAACTTGTGAAAAAGCAATTAATAAAGAAGTTCATAAGAATGCTGGGGAAACAGATAAAGACCATATTTCTGATCAAAGTAAGAAAAAgttcatttaa
- the LOC136090783 gene encoding uncharacterized protein LOC136090783 isoform X1, translating to MPHIKRFQNPGTNWLFFVLIQNFGSAESYISCDSIKTCSESESDHNPQLGKRKYNQIYSFAYQNQFEKRFANARTSKKKKSMDTETSEDEFCSSSTPFPKLDNNGSCVSSYSNSAANSSSEGLTCEKAINKEVHKNAGETDKDHISDQSKKKFI from the exons ATGCCACATATTAAACGTTTCCAAAATCCTGGAACTAAttggttattttttgttttaatacaaaattttgggAGTGCAG aGAGTTACATCAGTTGTGATTCCATTAAAACATGCTCAGAATCTGAATCTGATCACAATCCACAATTAGGAAAAAGAAAGTACAACCAAATTTATTCATTTGCATATCAAAACCAATTCG AAAAAAGATTTGCTAATGccagaacatcaaaaaaaaagaagtcaaTGGATACAGAAACAAGTGAGGATGAATTCTGTTCTTCCAGTACACCATTTCCAAAATTAGACA ATAATGGTTCTTGTGTATCTTCATACAGCAATTCTGCAGCAAATAGTTCCAGTGAAGGG TTAACTTGTGAAAAAGCAATTAATAAAGAAGTTCATAAGAATGCTGGGGAAACAGATAAAGACCATATTTCTGATCAAAGTAAGAAAAAgttcatttaa
- the LOC136091133 gene encoding uncharacterized protein LOC136091133: MTPSEFQRTATKLDDLLYFKAVEFRFFLLYSGLVVLKGKISGKEYNLFLALSIATRILLSNVFCKQKRYVIFSKKLFIWFTNEAVILYGETFSSYNVHSLIHIADDVLNHNKSLNELSAYPFEN, encoded by the coding sequence ATGACCCCTTCAGAATTTCAACGTACTGCAACAAAACTAGATGACTTGTTATATTTTAAGGCTGTAGAGTTTCGTTTCTTTCTCTTGTACTCTGGATTAGTTGTACTAAAAGGTAAGATCTCTGGTAAAGAATACAATTTGTTTCTTGCTTTGTCAATTGCTACGCGTATACTTCTTTCTAATGTTTTCTGTAAACAAAAACGTTATGTaatattttccaaaaagttatttatttggtTTACTAATGAGGCTGTTATACTATATGGAGAGACTTTTTCATCTTATAATGTCCATTCTCTAATACACATAGCTGATGAtgttttaaatcataataagTCTTTAAATGAGCTATCTGCTTAtccatttgaaaattaa